GAAAATATTCTAAGCACTACCAAAGATGAAGAAGATAAGTTCGCTAATAATCTcactatttcaatttatttgtttgtttttaatttaatatagttagagtttaaaaaagtaaaaagaatttatgaattatgcattcataaactaaaaatacgtatattaaaaaaaaccttTTAATCTTATGATCTTAGAAGTCTGTTTGGATTAActtatgaatttgatttatttttatctatttaacataaaattaagtacttataagtgtttttttttttaatttacccAAAACAGACTCTTAAACATATCATGTAGAAAGAAATTAGTATAAAAAATACtgtaaaaaagataaagaaatattattttttaaatgaattaaaacGAAAAGTAACACAAACAAATCGAAACAGAGTATGGTTATCAAAGTCTCaataattgaattataaaaAGTAGAATAAGGACATAACTATGGGAATATTGTATAGGTAGTAAATAGAGAATCTTGTGCATAGATGCAATATATTGCATATCTAACAAAATCTTGACACCATAAATACCAAAACAGATGGTCATGTGTCATTAAAAGGGGTCCATTGAATGTGGCTTCTTGTTTGTATTGGCCCTCTTCCACACacacttttttgttttgtttcctttttactCATTGATAGTTTGTTGAGCCTAAGGTGGCCCATTTTGAAAGCCAAAATCCAATGGTATATCACAATAAAGATCTTCATGACTctattttttggtatttttttccttatgaGATAAATTACATTTTGTGTCAATCAAACCAAATTATTATAGTATCAATTTTGGTTATTTACCTTTTACATAGTTCTTCGCTATTTTTCCATCAGATAGTACCATCATCATTATCActattatttttagttgttgaaaTACTATTGAAAACCTACTGAACTCAATGAATTTAGAAGATCTTGAAAACCATTATTATTGAGTTTGAGCCtctcatatttaaaaaatcgaATTGTATAAGCGTTATAATTTGAAGTGGTTATTGATATGAAGCTTGTACAAAAAATTTGAACCCATTTGGGGCTGATGTGAGATTTTTTGAGTTGATAGattaaaaaacaaattgaagCGTTGTTTTTATATATCATCCATGTATATTTGTGTATCTTGTGTATATCAAGTATATTAGTGGTATTTGTTATATACATAACATACAATGATATTTTTCATATCAATTCAAATCAACTTCAGTCTTCctcaaattttgtatatagTCTCATCTAGAAGGTTATCAAATTTTCAATGAACTTCACCCACACACActtaaaaaaacaatgaataaaTAGGATTGTTAGGTTAGTCACTTGTAAATAAGATTGTTAGGCTAATcacttgtaaatattttttattgtcgtatttttctgaaatttttcttttgatatccGGTACATGAAGCATATTGCCTGACTATGactaattttatccatattggAAAAATCTATTAAAGTGAGTAAACATACTTTTATTTTCAGAGTTCAAACTCGAAAATTCGAAATATCTGACTAAGATAGGGCCCACTTGATGACTCTATGGGTCAGACAAACCCTTCACCTCTCAATTTTCATTTCACCCCTTTTATATACCCTTTTACCTTACTTGGATTTGATGTCCTTTTGGTTACTTTGTATTTATGTAAATAGAGAAAAAGGGAAGCCCAAAGTAGTTGGTTTTGGGTTTTGAAAGAATCCACAAGAGAATGCATTATTTCCATATATAGAAAGTTTTCTACAATGTAATCTTTGCTCAAAATTGCTAAACAACTTGGGATGGGCTTTAATAAATTGCTTCAACAAATCCATCTCATATGGACTAAAGAGGATATAATTAAATGGTTGTTCACATACAAAATATCCTTTCAATCTTTTAGtcaaaacaagtaattaatCTTTGCACAAATTAAAGTTAATTAAGTAGAATAGCTATTATAATTGAATAATATAGTATAGCTTGGAAAGTAGCCATACATGGAAACCTAGCACAATGTTCCAattgttgaagaaaaatattgtggGGAGCATTCAATAAATGTGAAAAGTGTATCAAGCATTGTATTAAGTACAAAATTCCAATATACACATTTAATACCATAAGATATAACTGACATTTCAATACATTATGCATAATTTTAGTGTAAGATCACATAATTGAAAAACCTTATATATTTTCGTAAATACGATATCAGTCAAGCTATTTTggtcaaacttttaaaaactacttattttgaaaaatattatttgttggTTAAATTAGCTTTCCAAAAGTACTTTGGAGAGAAGCCGTTCatattatcaatttattttagtaCTATTACCTTGTATTTGGTAAACAAATAGTGGCTGACCAATTTGTTCAACAAAATACTTTTGAttgtcaaattacaaaaaaagacTATAGAATTTTGTGGTTCATTTTACAATTAGtattaacaaaataaagaaataattttgttatataaaaGACTACTTAAATTTATAACATAAGATGAAAGTATATATTAAGATTGTTAATCAATACCAATATAGTTAGTAAGGATATTTTATCACGAagaaaaaaatcttcatttacTTTTTGTATGAAGCAGAAATTTATAGCGTCTcttcaaacaataataaaattattcctACTTCTACTCAAAAACACGTATAATTTCTGGATAAAAAcctcaaataattttgatttttccgAAATTTGGACAAACATACtatatgacatataaaatgaaataaggagaatattttattaattttctaaatgacaaatattttagatcaatttttctttttggctGAAGTGGGAAATTAAAATGAGCAGGGAGAATATTTGTTAAGAATCTTTCCAAgtatttattactatttatattgAACAAATCTTGTACATTAAGATCTTTTATTAAAGATCGTATAATATTTTTGCTTTACGCACGGTGTATAATACACAATAGAGAGAGTATTTGCTGGTTGTGATGAATGGAAAAATCTTATTAGTAGCATcgtctttaaaaataaatttataatgcatgaatttaaatttaatcatatattttaatatagatATCAAATATCtagtgaatttttttaaatatatatgctTTGAATGAGATTTCATAATGTTGATTTTTTGAAACACAGTATAAGAAGAAACACAACAagttttatgaaagaaaaaatcttTGTGAGTTGATAATAGTATAATATTTTAACACGATCATACATTCATACTAAATTATTTaacaaagaaatataaaattactTGTAATAATAAGTaactattataaataaatataattagtactaacaatttaactttaaaatatacatttatagCTACATACAACTTATTTTAgaacataaatttcaaaaatcttttttcgttttaaaaaaaattcatatcaagtcaaactaattgacataaattaaaacaaaggaAGTACTTATTTAGGCTCAAATATGTTAATCAAACTCTAAGAAGAactcaaatatattaaaattttgactcatttattcGAATCTATCCAAAGCTTCAATaacatatttgagtttttttttatacttttatatatcaatattttaagaCGTGTGTCAAGTCAAGATCCATAGTAAACAAAGTGAGTAACAataattcagtttttttttttactgtaatAAAAACTTAGAGCGCGGCATTGTCTTTATTtgtaagagaaagaaaaagaacagaGAATTTGATGAGAGATTTagaggaaaagagaaagaagagtACTTGAGAGTCGGAAAATGTGGAGTCGACCGATAATTTTGGCCGATAAATTTGATTGCCTGAATCTTACTCTCACAAATTCCGCATTTTTAGCTGCCTTTAGAtttccattttgaaaaaaattaattttttttcttattttactgATCTGATCTATTTACAGACAACTGGTTATGAGAAAAATCCGAATATCTCAGATACTCTTCCTTTGCTCTTTATAGCTTGCTTTAACTGTATCTGTATTTGTACATTTTTGTGTAAATAAGATCCAATTTTATATAGATTTGTTTGCTGAATTATGGGTTTTTTGgtgtacatttatttatttatatttatctccATATAAGTTGCAGATCTTGACTCGATGACCTACAAGATTTCATGTAACGTACAAATGGGGAATTGggttttttctcttctccttgaatttggtttttttctgtattttcatTGAGTTTTTCCATTTGGGGTTTTCTTTCCAAACCCTCAAGATTAATTGTATTGTTTAGAGGAATTTATATGGTTATAATGTGGTGGATGGATTcaatgtctatatatatatatatatttgtcctttaGGTTTTACTTTTAAGTACTAGtgtatagttttttttcttgatcTATGAAGACAAAGACGAACATAATGGTGATAGAGGAGCATACCCGTAAGTGTAGTAATAgtagtggtggtggtggtggtggtggtggttcAAGTGGTAGCGGTGGTGGTGGTGCTACGAGTAGAGCATCGAAAAAAGTGAAGCAGAAAAAAATCCCACAAAGAGGGCTTGGTGTTGCTCAACTTGAAAGGATTAGAATGGAAGGGGagaaaaaacatgaaaaagatGCAAACTTTCAAACACCTAATGTTTTGGTACCAAATTCAGTTCATTCCACCAAAACTATGTCAAAAAGCTTAGCTGTTGAAGGTTCTAGTTTTAGGCCTAGTTCAATCACTTTACCACCACCATCAACAATGGATCTGCTTTCGAAAAATAGTGTCTTTAGACCAAATCTGTCTGCCTTAGTTCTTGATGGTTTCCGTCCAAAGACTTTACAATCGTCAAAACCAATGAACATGGGTGGAGGGGAGTTAAGTTGGTCGTCTGTTTCAGGTTCAGGGAGTGATAAATGTCCTAAATTGTGGAGTTGTGAGTATAGTCCTGAAAGAGAAAGCCAACAGGGAAATCGCCATGGTGTTGTTTTCGGGGCTAATGTAGATTTGCCGAATGAACTGCATAACCCCATTTTACCTCTACCTAGTGTGCTGCAAAGATCACAACAATATCAGCAACCTTCTTGTTCTTCATCAATGGTAAGCaagtttattaatttagttGCAATGTTATATATCATCGTTGGATTATCACGTCTAGAATTTTGTTTTGATGTGTTTGAAATGCTCTGATTAAATCACTTTGTGGTAACTGCAGATGAATATCTCATCAGGGATTTCATCATCATCTGTATTAAATTATCAGATGGAGCCCCCTTCAAACCAAAATTATTATTCGTGTAATTATTTACCGCTGTGGCCTGAAGATGTGAaggtaatttctttttttctgcctgttagtcactattatatagaaaTCAATTTTCATAATGCTCTCTTCTGTCAAAAGGCTGAAATACAGTTTACCTGGATATCCTATTGATTCTAGTGAGGATCTTAGTTTGTACAGAACCGTTATGTGAAATGTTCTTTGAATTATAAAGATGGAGACATGTCATTTACATCCAATGTGTTGAACATCTTTTTTCTTCGAACTTGATAGTAGAAAACTTTAGTACACACCTTCTACTGCcaaaaaaaggtaaaagaaCTTCTCTTTGTGACTCTTAACTAATATTCAGATACTTGATGAAAAGAGCATCTTAAAAGCCAGAAGAGATGCTCACTCAGCTCAGGTTACACCCTCCATTCCCCACAAAATGTAGGATAGCTCTATAGTTGTCCCTTTTTGCTCAAACAGTTCTTGTGTTCTTTCATCTAAACAAGCTATCCGAGGATAATGATTTAAAAACCAAGAGACATgtcacaatcacaattcacaaatGTGAGATAACATGTCTCCAACCATTATTTCAGTGCGTCAAAGTGGAACTCACAAGTAAAGACCCAAAACTAGGTATCTAGATGGTTTATCTTTGAACTCAAGGGTGTcacctagtggtcaatgaagtgggttgagaaccatgaggtttTAGATGCAAATTTCAACAGTGacaaaaaaacactaggtgatttcttcccagATGCCCTACCCTTGGTGGACAAAATTACATGATACCTGATGCTGGTGAGAGGTGACAGGTTTCCATGGAATCAGTTGAGAGGTGCACGTAAGCTGCTTGGGAAACCATGGcttatcaaaaaaaagaagaagactgTTTTACTTTAAGTTTTTTGGTTGACGGCTACAACTTTGATTACTGATGATGTATTTGTAGATGTTTGGCATGAAGAGACCATATCCCTTCACTCCAGAGTTTCCACCAGTCCCTGCATTTCACTGCAAATTTCCTCCAGCCTATGTTAACCTTGCATCGAGATCACCTGAATCAGCTTCTTGCAGCAATGAATGTGCAACCAGTTTAGAATCAGGAAATCTGCTCAAAAGGTTTGATATTTTGAATGATCATTTCATAGTTTTAGTGCTTAAAATACCTGCTTAGACTTTTTTTGGCATTTTTCTCCAGAGAAGCTCCTTCAGGATCAAGGACTCTATCCGAGTCCAAACCAAGGGATGTTGTCAGACAAAATAAAGCTCTCAATGGAGATTTTCTCACGTTGGCTCCTCCAACAGCCGCTTCTCCATATCATCATTCATCTAATTCAAACCTTCAGAGTGCAGAGAGATTTACATTGGAATCAGTGACTTGTCAGGTGAGAACAAAAGGTCTACCATTTTTATGTTCTGATGCCTTTATCTATTGGTATCTCGATTTTGGTCTAACGATCTTCTTGCCTTTGTTAAATCCACAGGGAGTTGCTGAAGAACCTACTACAACAAGCTCAGCCCTAAGCAAATCAGTTCAAGAATCCATCTATGGATTTTTCCCAACTACCAAGGTACAAATCAGCCAAGAAGGAACAAACAAACGCAACTGCCACGTTGAAGTAGGAGGACATGTTGATCTCAATCTGAAGCTGTAGAAGTTAGTCATTACACTTGGTTGTGCGTCTTCTGGGAGAATTTCTGTGTATCTCTTCGTGAGATGGCTAGTTGAAGTTCTAAGGTGTTTGTTTCTGCAGGGATTTCATACCACTCTGTGGTAGAACAACGTTCCTTCTGATGAATATCTTTACCATTTGTAGTTGAGCCTCACATGTAAGTCAGAGCATGAAAAGTATGCCTCATACTAGAGAGGGTTTGATTAACCTCCGGGTCCATGATGAGATGACGAGTGAGATTTTGATTGGACTTTTCAACTAGGATGTCTGGATTCAGGTCTTTCTGGTACCATTGGTTCTTAGTTCTTAACTTCTGTAAACTGTTACTCTCTTAATGCGTGTCGAGTTAGATTCTTTTGGCTATATATTTTCACATGTCTTCAGTTCCACAAGGCAAGTGAAATGTTGAGAATTCTGGCTGTAGTAACTTCTTTAAATCAAGTATTGAACAAAATATGTTTTGCACTTACTGTGTCTATGTCTGTTTATTAGAATAGGTAGAAAATTAGGTGCCTAAATGCTTGAGCCTTACCTACAGGTTACATGTGGCAAAATTAACCCATAAAAATATGACTTACTCAAATTTGGTGGGCTAATGACTTGTTCATTTATTAACTCGGTCTATTTGATCTGCCAACGCAATCCATCCAATGTTGGGctgatatatattttaaaaagactTTTTTATTAGATGTATATTATGTACAACCATAAACAAAAAGATTAATTAGGTGattaaacaattataaaaatcaaggaaataaattaaaacttaagaaaaaaaattaagtggtttGGACAATGACCCATTGTTTTGTCCATTCTATTCTAGCCTAGTACAATTCAGATAACTTTTATCAGGTAATGACCTATCCATTATTAACTTGGAATTTTTACAGaaatatacaatttaataaaaataactacATCTACCTAGTTCATATTACACCCACATATTCCTTTTTAACACAGTATATaacattataaaattaaaaaaaaactaggtGTATGAGTGGAAGTCAAGTTTTGGTTGAGTACCAGCGATTTAGCCGATTTGGAAGGAGTGTCCCTTATGGTACAAGTGTGCAAAACAGGACGGAAGCACTCCTCACCTCCAACTCGAAAATTGAATTGTGAGATCGAGTCCCACGGGACCAAAAAGATGGAAACTCCTCCTTGAGAGGGGTAAAAAACAAGTGCGCGTAGcagaaaagtacatcaaaaccGCATAAGAGATATATGGAAACGCAGAAGCAGTCTGCTTAACAATAAGATATGATTGACTAGAGAGAACAGTCGAAACCTGTAACCAATAAACAGCAGTGGGAAATTGTAAGTAAATAAATACAACCAAATCACTTAAGTTTTCAAGTTACTGAAGTTCTACTACCACGTCCAAGAGCGACTTAAGTGTGCCGTAGCTCAAAAGACGCATACAAGTTCAACAAAAAGAGTCGTCTAAGACCAACCAAATTTGTAGTCAAGAACATATACAAGTACAAGAGAGAAGGGGTAAAGTAGAAAAGCTAGCAAGGAAGTCCAAAGAGGAAAGGTGCTACGAACGCTTGCAAAGACCCCCACGACAACACAGACAATTAGAATAACCAAGACTTCAGACGAGAAGTCCCATGTCAATCCTCTGATATAGACGAGAGCCAGGAAGACGGATAGACAAAGGAGATTGTTCATAGTCACTGCTCCATACAACTGCAAGGTACCATCACAAATGTTATGCAATTGTATCAGTGATACACGCGATCAAACTGCTCAAATCTAAATTATTGAATGTTTAAACAAAAGAGGTTAAAATGGAGCAAAATGGATATTGAGGATTAATAGAGTTGATTCCAACTAGTTTGAGGATCAACTGTCCTACATTAAATCCCCTCCAACCATTTATCTCATCCTGCATACAGAAATGATCGCAAGGGATTTGACAATTGGGAAACCTCAGATCAAGTCTGCCTCTTGATTTTCATTAATGATCTTCCAGGTTCATTGATGCAAGGGGTAGAAAACCCACATATTATACTACATAAAAGCACAAAGCTCGAGGAAAACAAACCTCAGAAAATGTTAATGACGCAGATCTCAACTTTTTCCGGCTAGCAAAGATAATAGCTGACACCGCCTCACTGGAGTTGGTCGCCAGTGGCAGAGCAATGAATGAGATGAAGAAAGAAGGAATGCTTGTGGCACTAGAGAAATTATTGACAGCATCAACCAGAGGATCAGCAAACACGGCAGCAATGACAGTACCCAGCAACAGCAGTAGAACAGCCTTAATTACAGTTGATCGAGGATTCTCAACAGTTTCAACACTTTCGTCACTTTGATCCCCTAAGAAATGGTGTTCTCTCCTTGTTTGCTGCAAGCACGTTTATATTTTATCACTATCGTCACGACAATGAACTATCTAGAAAAGGTCACAACACTCAAACAAACCTCATGCAAGTCATCAAGGTACTTCATTGTATCAGGACCAGCTTCAGGAGAAGAAGCCTCGGAACCCCTGGCCTCAGTAAGCCATTTTGTAACTCCAGCAATGAACTCGGACATTTCAACTCGATGATCATGTGAAGTATCGAAGTCTTTCATCAGTTTTTCTATAGCGTCATTCTCATGCAAGTTTATCTCCTCCAAACGGATTCCTACTACCAGAGCTTTTAATTCAGGGCGGGAAAGATACCCATCCTTATTTTCATCAATTGCCTTGAATAGCCTGTCATGAAATCCTTCATCATATTGATCAAGATTCTAAAAGCGATTAAAACTGTGCAGAAATCATTTCAAACTTACTTTTCTAAAACTTCTATATTTGGTGCTCCCTGGTCTGTGCAAAGCCTCCCCAATGCACGCTTTCTTAACTGTTTCAAAACTCCTGATATAACATGCTTATGTTTTACATAAGCAAGACGTCTACTCTGTATCCAAGGCTGAAAGACCTGCATTAGAAGTTGGAAGTTCAGAACGACTTCATTATAGAAGATAAGAAACAGGCCTCGTGATCTCAAACACTAAAAAGGTGAATTTATTAACCAGCCTAGTATAAAGAATGACAaagatttatatttatttgtttcatCTTGTTGGAAGAGGAAGAGGTATACAGGAGTCATCAGGTTGTCTTCAGATACAAGTTCAATTTGAACTCAGGCGGTTATATGGAAGTCCATTATCCAGCATATGTGGGGATAAAAACTATTTAAAGCACGGTCAATCATAGGCAATGTTGTTATTGCCTATTTGAAAATTCAGCTAGAAACtgtaaaaattgatatttatcTCCAAAGAGTGTCGTCAACGCAAATCTCTGCAGATATGTCATTGCAGTTTGAAAGAAAATTAGATTACCCACagtgaataaaagaaaaaaacacatgGGCAATGTCACAGTACCTGATAGACGCAATAAGAAACAAGCAGTGAAAGTGAAATGATAAGACCAATCAAGACAGATAAATGTCTTCCTGAAGTTGAATGGAGGAGCTGTGGCAATTGGACAACAAGAAATGGTGTTACAGATGCTGCCATTATCGTTGCAGCATGGCTTGTCCAGATGTCAGTACTAACACCAGAACCTACATTGACAGCCACTCATTGAGTAGAAGCATCTTGATACACAAAATCTGCCATATACTAGCAGGAATATCACTTGCACAAGTACACAAAATCCTCCTTGTGGCCCAATGATTTAAAAGACTAGAGCATAATTAATCCAAACAAGGGAAGAGGGTGAAATAAAGCCGAAAGGGATCTATAGCAACATATTTCAGGAAAGACAAAAGTAAGAACAAGAAGGAGCTTGTATACATATTCTAAGAGTTGAGATGCAAACCCGTCAAGCTGAATCCTCTAGTGTCTTTCATGTCTACAGCAACAGAATTTTGTATGTTGCACTTGC
The DNA window shown above is from Solanum stenotomum isolate F172 chromosome 6, ASM1918654v1, whole genome shotgun sequence and carries:
- the LOC125868010 gene encoding uncharacterized protein LOC125868010, whose amino-acid sequence is MKTKTNIMVIEEHTRKCSNSSGGGGGGGGSSGSGGGGATSRASKKVKQKKIPQRGLGVAQLERIRMEGEKKHEKDANFQTPNVLVPNSVHSTKTMSKSLAVEGSSFRPSSITLPPPSTMDLLSKNSVFRPNLSALVLDGFRPKTLQSSKPMNMGGGELSWSSVSGSGSDKCPKLWSCEYSPERESQQGNRHGVVFGANVDLPNELHNPILPLPSVLQRSQQYQQPSCSSSMMNISSGISSSSVLNYQMEPPSNQNYYSCNYLPLWPEDVKMFGMKRPYPFTPEFPPVPAFHCKFPPAYVNLASRSPESASCSNECATSLESGNLLKREAPSGSRTLSESKPRDVVRQNKALNGDFLTLAPPTAASPYHHSSNSNLQSAERFTLESVTCQGVAEEPTTTSSALSKSVQESIYGFFPTTKVQISQEGTNKRNCHVEVGGHVDLNLKL
- the LOC125868336 gene encoding sodium/calcium exchanger NCL-like, which gives rise to MSLKVFFLTFIIVLVFSVAVNGRRFISNSGGLISDGVHSEIGRDLEILRVDRDFVGGEEESCEQSYGFLPCTKTALGNVFLILVYGYLMFLGATYLSSGSELLLEILGPGIIGGLFLPVLGALPDAMLILVSGISGSTAAAQSQVSVGMGLLAGSTVMLITIIWGTCCIVGKCNIQNSVAVDMKDTRGFSLTGSGVSTDIWTSHAATIMAASVTPFLVVQLPQLLHSTSGRHLSVLIGLIISLSLLVSYCVYQVFQPWIQSRRLAYVKHKHVISGVLKQLRKRALGRLCTDQGAPNIEVLEKLFKAIDENKDGYLSRPELKALVVGIRLEEINLHENDAIEKLMKDFDTSHDHRVEMSEFIAGVTKWLTEARGSEASSPEAGPDTMKYLDDLHEQTRREHHFLGDQSDESVETVENPRSTVIKAVLLLLLGTVIAAVFADPLVDAVNNFSSATSIPSFFISFIALPLATNSSEAVSAIIFASRKKLRSASLTFSELYGAVTMNNLLCLSVFLALVYIRGLTWDFSSEVLVILIVCVVVGVFASVRSTFPLWTSLLAFLLYPFSLVLVYVLDYKFGWS